From a single Aquincola tertiaricarbonis genomic region:
- a CDS encoding MFS transporter: protein MTLPDAAAANTPDSAPAPWKLRYWAVFIGQSLSLLGSQLTQFVLLWWITDTTGSVGAVATAGIAALLPQALLSPLGGALADRYSRRGLMMLADAVSAACIVALIALFASGGISLWQVYAAMAVRSAMQAFQSPAAAASVPMLVPRSFLPRAAGLNQTLQGITAIVAAPLGALALGWMPLGWALSIDVFTAAVAIGSLLVFRIPQPVRAAGGPGRTVLHDLAEGLRYIWRHRGLRQLYGLLAGVMLLVMPAFTLVPLLVKQHFGQGPAQVAAVQGLLGAGMVAGGLLMTALAPRRQMPWILGGFALCSLALAGIAFTPAALAAAAPLWWGLAGLAFVAGNTPLVALIQLSVPNELQGRAFSLLSALVGLAAPVGLALASPVGEWVGIRGLFIGMGLLGAAGCVAGFGSRALRSLQAVTESPATGRAAQG from the coding sequence ATGACCTTGCCCGACGCCGCTGCCGCCAACACCCCTGATTCCGCCCCCGCCCCCTGGAAGCTGCGCTACTGGGCCGTGTTCATCGGGCAGTCGCTGTCGCTGCTGGGTTCGCAGCTCACGCAGTTCGTGCTGCTCTGGTGGATCACCGACACCACCGGCAGCGTGGGCGCGGTGGCCACGGCCGGCATTGCGGCCTTGCTGCCTCAGGCGCTGCTGAGCCCGCTGGGCGGTGCGCTGGCCGACCGCTACAGCCGCCGGGGGTTGATGATGCTGGCCGATGCGGTGAGCGCGGCCTGCATCGTGGCGCTGATTGCGCTCTTTGCCTCGGGCGGCATCAGCCTGTGGCAGGTCTATGCCGCCATGGCCGTGCGCAGTGCGATGCAGGCTTTCCAATCGCCGGCGGCGGCGGCCAGCGTGCCGATGCTGGTGCCGCGCAGCTTTCTGCCGCGGGCGGCCGGCCTGAACCAGACCTTGCAGGGCATCACCGCCATCGTGGCTGCGCCGCTGGGGGCGCTGGCGCTGGGCTGGATGCCGCTGGGCTGGGCCTTGTCCATCGACGTGTTCACGGCCGCGGTGGCCATCGGTTCGCTGCTGGTGTTTCGCATCCCCCAGCCGGTGCGGGCTGCAGGCGGGCCGGGCAGGACCGTGCTGCACGACCTGGCAGAAGGCCTGCGCTACATCTGGCGGCACCGCGGGCTGCGCCAGCTGTATGGCCTGCTGGCCGGGGTGATGCTGCTGGTGATGCCCGCCTTCACGCTGGTGCCGCTGCTGGTCAAGCAGCACTTCGGCCAGGGGCCGGCGCAGGTGGCGGCGGTGCAGGGCCTTCTGGGCGCGGGCATGGTGGCCGGTGGCCTGTTGATGACGGCGCTGGCGCCGCGGCGTCAGATGCCGTGGATCCTGGGCGGGTTTGCGCTGTGCAGCCTGGCGCTGGCCGGCATCGCCTTCACGCCCGCTGCGCTGGCCGCGGCCGCGCCGCTGTGGTGGGGCCTGGCCGGGCTGGCTTTCGTGGCCGGCAACACGCCGCTGGTCGCCTTGATCCAGCTCAGTGTGCCCAACGAACTGCAAGGCCGGGCGTTTTCGCTGCTCAGCGCGCTGGTCGGCCTGGCCGCCCCGGTGGGCCTGGCGCTGGCTTCGCCGGTGGGCGAGTGGGTCGGCATCCGGGGCCTGTTCATCGGCATGGGTCTGCTGGGCGCGGCCGGCTGCGTGGCCGGCTTCGGCTCGCGCGCGCTGCGGTCATTGCAGGCGGTGACCGAATCGCCCGCCACCGGCCGCGCCGCCCAGGGTTGA
- a CDS encoding methyl-accepting chemotaxis protein has translation MKQFIAHLSLARKFTLIGALACVMTLLPASLVLERQLNQLDDASNLMSALPSARELLDVVRLTQQHRGMSVVMLGGQPSMEEPRARKQAELDQAFAALVAALPGMAQPTLQRQAEQLAADWKQLAADVAGRQVKGADSSARHTALISAQLALLEDITVASGMVLTPQASLYFLQNGVLLHLPKYTELLGQMRARGALMLSQAAAGQAPGAGDKARLTMLAERARDQFAQARKSLDLAVARDAALSRAMEEAIRTASASSAEAMQLVEQRLVQAATPDLSSADYFAALTRTIDAQFTLVNRSFDQLQQAMERQHDDAQRQLGLLAAGIGLLAGLGGWLMVVITRTTTRSVGAALQLAQSVAEGDLTTPLPPASRDEVGQLLQALDRMRRQLSQVVQAVRGNAESVSTASTQIATGNLDLSSRTEQQASALQQTAASMEELGSTVRLNAEHARHADELARRASSLAVEGGRLFDDVVATMHGIDASSRRIADILDVIDGIAFQTNILALNAAVEAARAGEQGRGFAVVAGEVRTLASRSAEAARQIKALIGESRGTVDQGAALVGRAGTSIQGIVSAIGEVTSLVAGISTATQEQSSGVQQVGEAVSQLDRTTQQNAALVEESAAAADSLQQQAGQLVAAVSVFRLAEAA, from the coding sequence ATGAAGCAGTTCATCGCCCACCTGTCACTGGCCCGCAAGTTCACCCTGATCGGCGCGCTGGCCTGCGTCATGACCTTGTTGCCTGCCTCGCTGGTGCTGGAACGTCAGCTGAACCAGCTGGACGATGCCAGCAACCTGATGTCGGCCCTGCCGTCTGCCCGCGAACTGCTGGACGTGGTGCGCCTGACCCAACAGCACCGCGGCATGTCGGTGGTGATGCTGGGCGGCCAGCCGTCGATGGAAGAGCCGCGCGCCCGGAAGCAGGCCGAACTCGACCAGGCCTTCGCGGCCCTGGTGGCGGCGCTGCCCGGGATGGCGCAGCCCACGCTGCAGCGCCAGGCCGAGCAGCTGGCTGCCGACTGGAAGCAGCTTGCCGCCGACGTGGCTGGACGGCAGGTCAAAGGCGCCGACAGCTCGGCCCGGCACACGGCCCTGATCAGCGCGCAGCTGGCGCTGCTGGAGGACATCACCGTGGCCTCGGGCATGGTGCTCACGCCCCAGGCCAGCCTGTACTTCCTGCAGAACGGCGTGCTGCTGCACCTGCCCAAGTACACCGAGCTGCTGGGCCAGATGCGCGCCCGCGGCGCACTGATGCTGAGCCAGGCTGCCGCCGGCCAGGCACCGGGTGCCGGTGACAAGGCCCGCCTGACCATGCTGGCCGAACGGGCGCGCGACCAGTTCGCCCAGGCCCGCAAGTCCCTGGACCTGGCAGTGGCCAGGGACGCCGCGCTCTCACGTGCGATGGAAGAGGCCATCCGCACGGCCAGCGCCTCCAGCGCCGAGGCGATGCAGCTGGTGGAGCAGCGACTGGTGCAGGCAGCGACGCCCGATCTGTCCTCCGCCGACTACTTCGCCGCCCTCACCCGCACCATCGATGCGCAGTTCACGCTGGTCAACCGCAGCTTCGACCAGCTGCAGCAGGCGATGGAACGCCAGCATGACGACGCCCAACGCCAGCTGGGGCTGCTGGCCGCCGGCATCGGGCTGCTGGCCGGCCTGGGTGGCTGGCTGATGGTGGTGATCACCCGCACGACCACCCGCTCGGTGGGGGCTGCGCTGCAACTGGCACAGTCGGTGGCCGAAGGCGACCTGACCACACCGCTGCCCCCCGCCAGCCGCGACGAAGTGGGCCAGTTGCTGCAGGCGCTGGACCGCATGCGTCGCCAGCTCAGTCAGGTGGTGCAGGCGGTGCGCGGCAATGCCGAGAGCGTGTCCACCGCCAGCACGCAGATCGCCACCGGCAACCTCGATCTGAGCAGCCGCACCGAGCAGCAGGCCAGCGCGCTGCAGCAGACGGCGGCCTCGATGGAAGAACTGGGCTCGACCGTGCGCCTGAACGCCGAGCATGCCCGGCATGCCGACGAGCTGGCGCGACGCGCCTCCAGCCTGGCCGTGGAGGGCGGCCGCTTGTTCGACGACGTGGTGGCGACCATGCACGGTATCGACGCCAGCAGCCGCCGCATTGCCGACATCCTGGACGTGATCGACGGCATCGCCTTCCAGACCAACATCCTCGCGCTCAATGCGGCGGTGGAAGCGGCCCGGGCCGGTGAGCAGGGCCGCGGCTTTGCGGTGGTGGCCGGTGAGGTGCGCACGCTCGCCAGCCGCAGCGCCGAGGCAGCGCGGCAGATCAAGGCCCTGATCGGCGAAAGCCGCGGCACGGTGGATCAGGGCGCGGCGCTGGTGGGCCGGGCGGGCACCTCCATCCAGGGCATCGTCAGCGCCATCGGTGAGGTCACTTCGCTGGTGGCCGGCATCAGCACCGCCACGCAGGAACAAAGCAGCGGTGTGCAGCAGGTGGGCGAGGCGGTCTCGCAGCTGGACCGCACCACGCAGCAGAACGCCGCGCTGGTGGAAGAGTCGGCCGCCGCGGCCGACAGCCTGCAGCAGCAGGCCGGGCAGCTGGTGGCGGCGGTGTCCGTCTTCAGGCTGGCGGAAGCAGCCTGA